Proteins from a genomic interval of Mesotoga sp. UBA6090:
- a CDS encoding carbohydrate ABC transporter permease, with the protein MNLKKLSRRTVYYLVMLAFSFFILLPFFWMVSTSLKEAKALTVLPIQWFPEKISFDGFVKIFDVFPFGRAIFNSIFISVLITFVTVMSACMAAYVFSKIKFRGREVLFGIYIATMMIPATITMIPNYLTLKHLSLLNSYVGIMLPSLFNAFGTFMIRQYMRTIPDDFVEAAVLDGASHFRIFFRMILPLSKPAVATLTVITFMGAWNDYLWPLIVLTDKNKMTLPVGLSLLNGQHQSDYNMLMAGALISMIPILLIYTFAQRYFEQGLSVGGIKG; encoded by the coding sequence ATGAATCTTAAGAAGCTCTCGAGACGGACTGTGTATTACCTGGTGATGCTAGCGTTTTCCTTCTTCATTCTGCTTCCCTTCTTCTGGATGGTCTCCACATCTCTGAAGGAAGCTAAAGCGCTAACAGTGCTGCCCATTCAATGGTTTCCGGAAAAAATAAGCTTCGATGGGTTCGTCAAGATCTTCGATGTCTTCCCTTTTGGACGGGCAATTTTCAACAGCATATTCATTTCGGTACTGATCACGTTCGTTACGGTGATGTCTGCATGTATGGCTGCGTATGTCTTCTCAAAGATCAAATTCAGAGGCAGAGAAGTTTTGTTTGGAATTTACATAGCAACGATGATGATTCCGGCTACTATCACAATGATACCGAACTACCTCACCCTAAAGCATCTCTCGCTGCTAAACAGCTATGTGGGCATCATGCTCCCATCTCTCTTCAACGCATTTGGAACATTCATGATCAGGCAGTACATGAGAACCATACCAGATGATTTCGTTGAAGCGGCCGTTCTCGACGGCGCATCGCATTTCAGGATCTTCTTTAGAATGATACTGCCTCTGTCAAAGCCCGCCGTTGCGACACTAACCGTCATCACGTTCATGGGAGCCTGGAACGATTACTTATGGCCGCTCATAGTTCTAACAGACAAGAACAAGATGACCCTACCGGTCGGTCTCAGTCTACTAAATGGCCAGCACCAGAGCGACTACAACATGCTTATGGCCGGGGCTCTAATATCTATGATTCCAATACTGCTAATCTACACATTCGCTCAGAGATACTTCGAACAGGGGCTCAGTGTAGGTGGTATAAAAGGCTAA